ATGATCTTGATATAAGCGTAACGGCGGTTGATCCGGATGATCAACAGATCGCGCTGCAGCTTGATTTCGGTGATGGTACCCCGATTGGTGAATACAGCCGCCTGCAGTCGAGCGGCAGTACATGGCGGTTCAAATATGCCTATCAAACAGAGGGTGTGTTTGAGCTGCGCGCCAGAGCCCGGGATGAAACCGGTCTGGCTGGAGAATGGTCCAACCCTGTATCGGCGCAGGTTCAAAAAGACCGCTATATCCGATTGCTTTATCCCGTCGGCGGTGAAACTCTGACTGCTGCGGCCTATTACGAGCTGCAGTGGGAATCCCTGCTGGCCGATCAGTTTAATCTGTATGTTTCCACGGATTCGTTGAACTGGATAGAGATCGATACAGAATATGATACGCTCTCCGGCCATGCCGATGATCGAATGCCCCGTCCCGATCTGTATACGGCCAACTGGCATGTTCCTCAGATCGATGTGGAACAAGGCTGGATCAAGGTCGAAAATGCAGGGGATGCATCTCACTTTGATGTCAGTGATTATGCGTTTCGGATTCAGGATCCGGGTGTCCGGGTTGAATTGTGCATGTCGGACCGCATTGGTTTACCTGGCACTATGGTTTATGTTGATATCAACATGGACAATTCATACAGCGATAGCGCAGCGGTCGGCGACCTGTTTGTGATTCTTGAACAGAGCAATCTAAAAGGGTTCAGCATTGGAGCCGCAGAGACAACCAGCCGCTCCTCCGGATATTCGATTCAGACCGAGATTGATTCCTTACACATTCTCATTTCTTTATTATCGGGAAACGAACATATCATGGTTTCCGATACCGGATCGATTTGCCGTCTGCCGGTACTCATTGCTGAATCGGCCGCAAGCGGTGAGTGCTCAGTTTTGAACGTCTCCGCTATAATGTTGTATGACGAGTCCGGTGATCCGCTGCCGGTGAACCGTCCGGACAGTGCGCGCGTTTGCGCCTCGCCCTGCAGGTTGTGCGATGCCGATGCGGACGGTGAGATTTCGGACCTGGATATTTCGCATATTGTGAATTGCGTTCTCAAACAGGATAGCTGCTATGACTGTGCGGATTATAATGGTGATTTCAGTATAAATGTTCTGGATGTGGTCGGCTGTCTGAATAAAATGGCCGATTCCGGTCGGACCTCCGGACAAAATGCGCAGGATACGGTTGTGGTTGTCCCCGAACTCTACAGTGCTGACGGAAAGGATTACATCCGTCTCACCCTGTCTTCCGGTGAAGATATTCAGGGATGTGAATTCATATTGACGGGTGATGTTACCAATTTATCTGCCGGAACACATTCGGATTCCGCTGCTGTCCGGTTTTATGCGGCACCGTCTGCGGAAGGTCTGCACGTGATCGGTTTCACAGATATTCAGCGCAGCGAATTGGTACATCAG
This genomic window from candidate division KSB1 bacterium contains:
- a CDS encoding C1 family peptidase, coding for MHPGSDCQEGWYGSALKYAEVYGVVPEDCFRYDQDDDDDCGDNCTDPPWRAHVSGTDFFGRWAVSDGSTVVRLKNLIYDYGPAAVTMQIPEDGTFYAYSSGVYHHPGSAWAYTSHAVVAVGWDDQMGDHGAFRVRNSWGTRWGKDGYFWISYKDVTTNVQFGSYACKALTGRIKYENQNTAPQITDITVSDNPVSLYDDLDISVTAVDPDDQQIALQLDFGDGTPIGEYSRLQSSGSTWRFKYAYQTEGVFELRARARDETGLAGEWSNPVSAQVQKDRYIRLLYPVGGETLTAAAYYELQWESLLADQFNLYVSTDSLNWIEIDTEYDTLSGHADDRMPRPDLYTANWHVPQIDVEQGWIKVENAGDASHFDVSDYAFRIQDPGVRVELCMSDRIGLPGTMVYVDINMDNSYSDSAAVGDLFVILEQSNLKGFSIGAAETTSRSSGYSIQTEIDSLHILISLLSGNEHIMVSDTGSICRLPVLIAESAASGECSVLNVSAIMLYDESGDPLPVNRPDSARVCASPCRLCDADADGEISDLDISHIVNCVLKQDSCYDCADYNGDFSINVLDVVGCLNKMADSGRTSGQNAQDTVVVVPELYSADGKDYIRLTLSSGEDIQGCEFILTGDVTNLSAGTHSDSAAVRFYAAPSAEGLHVIGFTDIQRSELVHQKSIWVPVQGLETAGSLYLDGLVLADVEARSIACTLEVNQPVWPTGMNRQEQEKSVILSNYPNPANPGTHIQYSLNELSNIKLVIYNSTGQVVRLLDSGVKMPGTHKVYWDTRNNTGQPVANGVYFYTLIKDAKRITRKLIVLQ